The Dreissena polymorpha isolate Duluth1 chromosome 8, UMN_Dpol_1.0, whole genome shotgun sequence genome includes the window actattttaaatgAGAGAAAACCCGAATAAACCCAAGAGAGTCTTTTTAAACTTAAGTGGATCGCAATCAAAACTAAAAAAGAACAAAAGCCTGCAACAACCAAATGCGTCCACCTAAACTTATCTTAACCTGCAACAAACCTAGGAAACCTATGTAAACTAAGTTAAAAGCCAAAGAGACTTAAATTGATGGACACATGTACCTATTGAGTCGGTTTTCTCTGGTTTCTGTTGCTTTTGCTGTTATTTCATCCGCTTAATAAAAGCATTTTTAGATTGTTAAAAGTATGTTTCTGGCaacagaaataaaataaaaagcaataaggtattttttttatttcatattgtttcCCATTTCGATTAGTTGAACCATGTTCAATATCGTGCTCATGtgaaaaagtaaatataaatattcacTATGATTTTTAATTTGATCTTTGAAATTAGATATTGCACAATTGAGctttgatgtttttattttgaaaaataaaacagcacCCGTCAGTCAATTTGTAAAGCAACCGCCTAATCGTGGACTATACTTATCGCACATAtcttaagcccagtttcccaatTCGTGGCTCATTTCTTGTCAAAAGCAAATGCGTTTTGGAAATTGTTAACAGTTTTACAAGCTCAATCagtacattaatttattaaagtaacaaatattaaacaaacaccatgttaatataatgtttcGCACACAGTCTTATGGAAGCCAATGCCATCGCCTAAGTAAGATAACCATACATTCTAAATTACACGTGTACAAAGAGTAAGTAAGCAAAcatcaaattatgtatttaactGCTTTTTTAAGAAGCCCATGTATGCTTTGAGATACACTGTACTTATAGTTATAACGGTTATTATGTAACCATTCAAGTTATCCAACAACTACGACCCTTTATCAAAAATAGATtcttgtttcaaaatatttaaacgtTTTTCAAATGTCTATCATAACCGGTAGTATATTTCTATTCTATTTTCCTGATATAACATTCCAAAAAACTGCTTATATTTACATCTGTTGAAAGTCCCTTTAATGACAGAAATAGACCAAATAATTTATAAAGAATAAAAGCGTGTTTCGATTGTTTAAGTGTGTTTCTGGCAACGGAAATACAATAAAGAGCAATACgatgttttatttcattcatattgTTTCCCATTTCGATTAGTTTAGCCATGTTCAATATCACGCTCATGTGAAATCGTTATAACAAAAGATATAAATTTTCACTATCATCAtgatgtttaatttgttttatttgaaattagaTATTGCACAATGGagctttgattttttgtttattgtgaAAGATAAAAGAGCCCGTCGGTCCATTTGTAAAGCAAACACTTTGAAGATTGACATCTTCAAAGTGTTTGCTTTACAAATGGACCGACGGGTGCTctgttatatttcaaaataaaaaatgactccCCGCTCAATTTTGTAAATCTACGTTTTATTTACATTACCACTTGACACAGTTAATTAACGCTCTGTTTCCTTGCTGGTTTTATTCGGATGTGTTTTAAATGTGTCGTTTATTTTGTACTCCTTAAATACAGCCCATGCATCACCATGTAACTATTACATTGCATATTGTTATATGAGCAGgtttctgggaaaaccgggcttaatgcatttgcgtaaagtatccGCCAAgattgtgcgtaaagtatcggcCAAgattgtgcgtaaagtatcggcCAAGATAACCATGTTCTTTCAGCGACTATTTCATCTACTCCTTTCGAAAAGACTGCTCTTACACCAAAACTTCAATAAAAgtagaaagtttcgtccctgattagcctgtgtgaactgaaCCGCCTAATCTTGGACAATACTTATCGCACATATCTATAGCCCAGTTTTCCCTATTTGTGGCTCATTTATTGTCAAAAGCAAATGCGTTTTGGAAAGTGTTTACAGTTTTATAAGCTCAATTagtacattaatttatttaagtaacaaatattaaacataaacaatataaatcTTATGTTTCGCACACAGTATTATGGAAGCCAATGCCATCGCCTAAGTAAGATAACCATACATTCTAAATTACATGTGTACAAAGAGTAAGTAAGCGAAcatcaaattatgtatttaactGCTTTGTTAAGAAGCCCATGTATGCGTTGAGATACACTGTACTTATAGTTATAACGGTTATTATGTAACCATTCAAGTTATCCAACAACTACGACCCTTTATCCAAAATAGattattgtttcaaaatatttaaacgtTTTTCAAATGTGTATCGTTACCGTCAGTATATTTCATTTCTGTTTTTCTGATAGCATATTCCAAAAGACTACCTATATTTATATTCCGTTGAAAGTCCCTTTAATGACGGAAACAGACCAAATCATTTCTATAGAAGTCGTTAAATAATGCGTTAGTCCTGTtttcaaaatatcaataataaatcGATGTACTTTAAACAGCGTCAATATAATATAATGCATAATTAAGGTTATGATAATTTAttacatattgaatatatttaattggAATTCGGCATTCAATGTTTAAATGTGTAATTCTTGAATTGTTTCGTGCGTCCTTTTGTAAGgactttatatttattatcatctAATTCAATAACATATCTTTTAATGCATTTAGATAATGCGGCGATATCTATTGTTTTACaacgttattattgttttttaaataataataattcaataacatattaGTTTAATGCTGTAAGAAAATGTTGTGATATCTAATGTTAAGAAacgttatttaataaaaaaaaaatgtaaatgcttAAACAAACTTTTTTAGTGTCGTGTGCTCGTGGATTTTCCGGACCGCCACAGTTTGACAGCCAATGGTTGCCGTTACGGGCCCAAGGAAAAGAACATTCTCAAGTTGTTGTCTTCCATGGGCTTGGAGAGGTTCCCCGCTTGGTAGACATTCAGGTGAAAGTGTTAGACGGAGCTAACGCAGGCTTCGTTTTTAAAGCGATTGGTGAGTATCAAACTGAAAAGCGCATTCGGGAATCGCACAAAAAAcggttttattataaaaatagtagatgaagaagaagtagtagtagtagtagtagtagtagttgttgttgcagtagtagtagaagtagtagttgttgttgttgtagtagtagtagtagtagtagaagtagtagtagtagtagtagtagtaatagtagtagtagtagtagtagtagtagtagtagtagtagtagtagtagtagtagtagtagtagtagtagtagtagtagtagtagtagtagtagtagtagtagtagtagtagtagtagtagtagtagtagtagtagcagtagtagtagtagtagtagtagtagtagtagtagtagtagtagtagtagtagtagtagtagtagtagtagtagtagtagtagtagtagtagtagtagtagtagtagtagtagtagtagtagtagtagtagtagtagtagtagtagtagtagtagtagtagttgtagtagtagtagtagtagtagtagtagtagtagtagtagtagtagtagtagtagtagtagtagtagtagtagtagtagtagtagtagtagtagtagtagtagtaatagtagcttactagtaatagtaatagtagtagtaatagtaatagtagtagtaatagaagtagtagtagtagttgtagtaatagttgttgttgttgtagtagtagcagtagtagtaattgGTGTTGTAACAATAGTcgcattattattatgattacatTTTTGTAAGATTatacatatacacaaatatcTGCATTTATAATTGTAATGAACGTATACATTTCAATGACAAATTGTGATTCAAAACTATCTGCAAAACAATTCAAATGATTCTTACTTGGTTAATTATCAGCGATTTCATTGAGACGTTTTATCTAAGTACGCAGgtagtgtttatatatatatatatattataatagatAGCTGATGAGTTAGAACGAATATAATAAGCTGTCGATAATAACTCCGCATATTTTCACTTCCTGGATATATCCTCAGAAACTGCATACGGCAGAAAGACTAAATAAGTTTACCCTTTACTAGGTAACGGCGAGCGAGATGACGACGGGCCAACTCCCTATGGCGGGGTCATTTACATATACAACGAACATGAGGTGGTCGTCATGGCACCGCAAAGAAGACCGACCCATACATGGGACACGCCGTGTACACTGGTATTATGATCATTTACGTACAATTGTCCACTACTAATTCCTTCAACGATGTTCAAATTGTATTCTTGTGAAAAAAGACCATTTGTCATTTTCCTTAAATAAAAGATTAACGATTATGTATCACCTGATAATTTTGGAGAgttttagtgtgtgtgtttttttcttaaaattatgtGCATgtgcaaaattgaaaatatcttaTGCACACAATCTTGACCTCTTTATGTAAGTATTTACCagagcattttttaaaatttaaagtatCGTAATTATAAtaactctaaattttcggacaccccctttgttagccaaaataattatttttcgtgactctatattttcggacatacaggTTTTCTTCCATAATTAATAACTTTGTTtttagtatattttacagcgctattttaccagatttctgcCCTCTTTTCGCATAAATTGTATCTGAGACCCATATGAATGCCCCGAGTGCAATGGACAGTTACAATCGCGctattatgtacatgtaaattaccacgtatacatgtaataaacaatggtttcacaaAACAACATTTGAAATGATGTGATATTCAGGAATAAGTATGGCtgtttttatataccatttcaggAAACAGATTACACATTagtgaaattgtattttttaagcaTAGAAAGGAGAGAACAacataataaaattattgcacattcatttattgtttttagtTCAATATAGTACTCGACAAACAAATATAACATATctttctctaaattttcggacactggCATCTTTTGAACATTTTTCGTATCTTAATTTTTTGACACGgacaaacaataattatttgtaattgtccGAAAATTTCGAGAAATTACGGTAATTTCAGCAGTTGTTTTCCTCAGCATGTGTTAAAGGgcattatattgattgatatatTTGCGTTTGCACTTAAGAGCTCCATTATAAAAAAGAATATTACTAAAGAAAGCAAAATGTTAACCATACCTGAGCTTGAACTAATGACCCATAGAGTTTAAGGCTTATTGAGTATATAATagattttacactttatataactttgaaactttatattatgcctcagtcacaaataatacGGTCGCCAGTCAATATGTCCAAGGCGTAGGGAaaactggacacgtcggagccgtccgccgtctgaTCAGTGATAAAgtttaatacctcagtcacaaatagagaccgatcaacGTCCGATCAGCGAACTACGTATTTACCGCTAATCGGGCTGGCGCctggccgatgatcgcacggacaccGGGTTATTTTGTAGCATCgtgcggcgtccggattaatttttaaTCTCACATGAAATTGTACTCGACGTCGGGTCatggaaggaatcgagttgagatcgaaaaaagatcggtgaatcaacgcacggttatcgcccggcgtgcgcccgatatcggattcattgaacgtgtatcataacgagcgcCGTCCGGTGTCCGTCggtcatcgtgcggaggccctctggcaatcagacggtcgccggccgatgtttATGCCCTTGGAAAATACCTTTAATTTAGCCGCTACACGTTGAATGAAATGAAATCGGGCGATatcgtgcgttgatcgtccgatcttgtttcgatctcaactcgaatCCTTCCctggcccgacgtcgggtaaaattctaagtgagacttaaaatttctccggacgccgcccgattcTACAAAATGACCCGctgtccgtgcgatcatcggccgggcgccatggcgcccgatgagcggaaaaaaagTCGTCCGCTGATAGGACGGTGAGGTAAAAGCAATCAATGCATTGTCACTACATATACCGATACATATATAAGTCTTCTAATGATTACATCATTTCGCGGTTGTAACGCCTCATAatgattttaattgttaacgATGGTTATTCGTAAAAGTACAGTCTAACCTGTCGATAAAGACCACTTAAGGggtttggtcgttgtggtctttgttcataggtggtctttattcgcagggtcgattgaaacatatattgaacatatatttaCAGTACGAGAACCCGTCAACAGTGTCTTTTCGCTAACTGATGTAAAAAGTCCATTTATTGTTTTGAATATGTGACGAAAAGTTAGAAAGTTCTCTTTTTTACAAACTGTGAATAAGTTATATTAGAACGAACacaaaattgaattttaaatgcACACATTTTACATCGTTATGTtttctttattgaaaataatgttttatggACTGGCCATGAGTCCATGCCCAAATATTAGAACTATAGGAAACTCGAGCAAACCATGACACACATGACTACGTTATGCGTCGTTTTATATGCTGTTATGTTAAGTTATAAAAAACAATTGTAGTCTCCTCGTTTAGGAGACCGTTCGAACTGGGCCGGTCCTAACAGTCAGTCTTCGTTTGTGGTGAACATCCGGGTACGCTGCTGGGCCGCGATTGCGCTTCCACCTTCGTGCTTCAATCAGTCGAACATTTACTTGCAGGCCAAGTCATCTAAAGGTACGTAAACGAACTTGTTTGACTAAACATATACAGAATCAAACTTCTAATAGATGATGTATTATATAAACTAAAAAGTGttacttaaaataattgttttaaatatgcgGAGAGACATATGTTTAAGTCATCATGATGACGAAAATTAGaaagaaaacattaaacatataaatgACTAAATATACGCATCTGACTCTTACACACGTATGCCGCAGTAAGCAACACGTTTGTCGAGCTGCATCATGGTCTATCAAAGTACCCGGATATAGTGAAGGTGCGTGCTAGGCTGATTGACAGTTTGGACAAGAACTGGTACATGGATGCACAGGGTGAGCTGCTTCTTAAATAACAGTGTTCGTGATTTATGTGAATGAATGCATGTATTTTGCATTTCAATGACGTTCTTATTAATTTTTACTTTATGAATTGTGAAAGAAGTATTAGTTATTGTGTTGTTGTCAACTAAACATATGCATGTCATATTAATTAGATTATTATTAATAATGCATAAGTGTTGTTGCTGTTGATGACAATTTGATGAGCATTGGAAATTCATTAATATGTACatccaaatatttatttttgacgAATTCCACCTTTATTATGATTTATAGCTTATTGTCATACAGGTACTTCCCTATGGCATCGCATAGTGCCTCTATATGATCCAACGGGCGGGCTCAAGTTCGGTTATAGCAATGCCTCAATCAGGATATGGACTTCTAGAGGTATACCCGCCTTTCACGATATTGTTGATTTTAATGCAAACAGTTCATTGTGTTACCATTATAAGTTGCATACACTACCAAAATATGTATTGAtgacatttattaatatattctATAAAATAGTTAACATAATCCCCACCAGTTTACAACATCTATTTGTGAGACATGTTAAAACTTTAATTGTATACCATATACATTTGCAATTGTGTAATGTAAGTTCAGCGTTTCAATTGATATTCAATAGTTTATTAACATTGTAGCAGTATTATTACAAACTGTACATAATTCTATTTTAGCAAGTATACTCTACAAGCGAGAAGATGGATGGGGTTCTCGTGACGTTCGTGGTTACGCGTATAAGGGCGACGTTGACGTTGTTGCTTGGTGTGACGTTGTTACTCCACGAGTCTTTAGTGGTACTGCAAACATAGGCCCACATGTCCTCAACGAGACATTGGAACTCACATTGCCGGGAGAGAGAGTGCTAGTGGAAGATGTTTACGTGCACGCAATGGAAAACATGCTAAGTTTTCCAAAGGATATATTATTGGAGCCTAAATTTATGTATGTACTTGTGCTTATTGCATGTTTTTGCGAAAACTGTTATCACTTGAGCGGCTTGTAccaatgaaagtgtcgcttttaAAGATCTTTTCAGCTTCTTAAGCTAGTGAAATTTCATGTCTTCTTTATTTTCAGATTATAATTGTAAAACACTCGCACATACATTaggcatttaattttttttttacaagattgAACGTATTTTAAACAAAGTATTTCCTCGAGTAATTATGACGTACCAAACGAGTGTTTGCGActgatatttgaataatatgtaATCTTTTCTTCCTTATATTTCGTTTTACAGATGAAAGAACAAGATGGCAATAATGAAGGCTTTATGTTTGAAACGATTGGTAGCGCCATGACCAATACAATGTTCCATGGAACACCGTGCATGTACGGTGGGGTCATCGTCGCATTCGACGGGAGTGCCGTGCGGATTTGGCGCCCTGATGATGTAAATGGAGCAGCTGTGTGTATTCCTGACACCATGGGAGACGGGAGGTACAGCCAGGCGGCTTTCGGTGGGGAGTTGACTGTTGTTGTGTACGTCATCGTAATCGAAGGTGAGAAAAGGGAGATAACATCGCATTAGCTTGCATTATCTTCTTGTGTAGATACAGGGCTGAAAAGTATTGTTACGTCAGCGCCGCAATAAAAATCAGAGGATCACAGGATCAAAGGCGACACGGTCTCGTAATGTGTGTAGAATTTGTCAGGTTTTGTTTTCTTACTAAATTCTTTCCATACCGCTGTTTTAAAAGGGACAGTAGAGAGTAACTGAAATAAGTATGTGCACTAAGTAGTGGGTAACCAGCTGACCTAAGAAACGTGTGCTTTGTTTCGCCTTACTGCTGAAAACGGCGTAGTCAAACAACTAAATAACAACCAAAAGCATAATAGTACGAAGTCTACTCATATACAGTACGATTTGTGCA containing:
- the LOC127842245 gene encoding uncharacterized protein LOC127842245 isoform X2: MKEQDGNNEGFMFETIGSAMTNTMFHGTPCMYGGVIVAFDGSAVRIWRPDDVNGAAVCIPDTMGDGRYSQAAFGGELTVVVYVIVIEALYSFVPRVV